A region from the Drosophila takahashii strain IR98-3 E-12201 chromosome 2L, DtakHiC1v2, whole genome shotgun sequence genome encodes:
- the LOC108061286 gene encoding mediator of RNA polymerase II transcription subunit 22 — protein sequence MASSDTPQAKDALLMTFKNQLKNDVRSMLVNFEEILRLASRESNGQVPKPTQYEMDSLEMQVRAANVARAADSLMKLTNDLKEIHILSDVAELDEEVRKNLELIKAKQIEYDEKISKLAKDMADELFELEEEYYERGSHNF from the coding sequence ATGGCCAGTTCAGACACCCCGCAAGCGAAGGATGCCCTGCTGATGACCTTCAAGAACCAGCTAAAAAACGATGTTCGCAGCATGTTGGTGAACTTTGAGGAAATCCTCAGGTTGGCTTCCCGTGAGAGTAATGGTCAAGTTCCCAAACCAACTCAATACGAAATGGATTCTCTGGAAATGCAGGTGCGGGCCGCCAATGTGGCTCGCGCTGCCGATTCGCTAATGAAGCTAACAAATGATCTCAAGGAAATCCACATTCTCAGCGATGTTGCAGAACTCGACGAGGAAGTCAGAAAGAATTTGGAACTTATAAAGGCCAAGCAAATCGAGTATGACGAGAAGATAAGCAAATTGGCCAAAGATATGGCCGATGAACTGTTTGAGCTGGAGGAGGAGTACTACGAGCGCGGCAGCCACAATTTCTAG